Proteins from one Acropora muricata isolate sample 2 chromosome 9, ASM3666990v1, whole genome shotgun sequence genomic window:
- the LOC136929939 gene encoding ubiquitin carboxyl-terminal hydrolase 10-like isoform X1: MPYSEESLIFGDFTTDEWEKYFCNTVSQTGSSRAVEFLFDLEFSDTEEQDASFKADPRTQSLTSDIPESQNAPTGPDDSGVEVGQESEQESASGKAVHFSNNSINLVNDSAFDKKEEQEPLDRIIQTNTGHIHFGQKSIVEDHDKEKRRVKPFSSFTVLSQSDGVPCLALTIPDQHMEKTDNERSHKRRRRRRQRKRSGSVSSSSSECSEKDRITLNSPGLFPKNNTFGSVLSSEGVAVEVNASNLHANVFHSTQENNFCDKESSSPRHSVSSSDGKNRKSSSSTDETLNSSPVQSDTDISITDTYQSSEKQWDRDLQRSESQTSTSTNQEIVENKETPKLSSWADLFKCSSSKSSLSVAIKAHNTVVTAKPHFKKTEEDQLSQTVIGVEEDKYAKQLADSLQKQKFLYNQEAFIPRGLTNKGNWCYINATLQALTGCSPFINLLRQLPFHKDKGLTSTPIIDSMLNFVNEFKEMPVKQAGNSSMKLKTDLTIGQPIEPLYVYKMLSTIQSSLSVKGRQEDAQEFLSCILNGMHEEMLQLAKVNSPSIIDKQIVEGSIDIANETHLAKQSVSTWEVDEGDWEQVGRKNKSVITRMGTYPQSFISSIFGGFLRYSVHQSGLRGTANVEPFFELHLDVQPVTSVEEALKNLVLKEEVQGYTCTKTNAQVDISRRVTIESLPKILILHLKRFIYSKFGSQKLQKVIDYPLMLTIDKELLSSSVQSKHSTSQKTYKLFAVVYHHGKNAGGGHYTCDVCHPVYGWIRTDDTRLKIVPPNYVLKPTQGKDPYLLLYRRADLMP; encoded by the exons ATGCCTTACTCAGAAGAG AGCTTAATATTCGGTGATTTCACCACAGACGAATGGGAGAAATACTTCTGTAACACTGTTTCTCAAACTGGAAGTTCTCGGGCAGTTGAG TTTCTCTTCGATTTGGAATTTTCGGATACTGAAGAACAGGATGCTAGTTTCAAAG CCGATCCAAGAACACAAAGTTTGACAAGTGACATTCCTGAATCCCAAAATGCTCCTACAGGACCAGATGATTCTGGAGTTGAAGTTGGACAAGAGAGTGAACAAGAAAGTGCCTCAGGGAAAGCAGTGCATTTCTCAAATAATTCAATCAATTTAGTGAATGATTCTGCTTTtgacaaaaaagaagaacaagaaccaCTTGACCGAATCATTCAAACCAATACTGGGCATATTCATTTTGGTCAAAAAAGCATTGTTGAGGACCAtgacaaagagaaaagaagagtAAAACCCTTCAG ctCTTTTACTGTGTTATCACAAAGTGATGGAGTGCCTTGCTTGGCATTGACTATTCCAGATCAACACATGGAAAAGACTGACAATGAGAGATCACACAAGCGTCGCAGGCGTCGACGGCAGAGGAAACGGTCTGGATCAGTTTCAAGCTCGTCCAGTGAATGCAGTGAGAAGGATAGGATTACCTTAAATTCACCAGGATTATTTCCTAAGAACAACACTTTTGGCTCAGTGCTGAGCTCAGAAGGGGTTGCTGTGGAAGTAAATGCTTCAAACTTGCATGCTAATGTATTTCACTCAACacaggaaaataatttttgtgacAAAGAAAGCTCATCACCAAGACACAGTGTAAGCTCCTCTGATGGAAAGAACAGAAAGTCCTCCTCATCTACTGATGAGACACTTAATAGTAGTCCTGTTCAGAGTGATACAGATATTAGTATCACTGATACATATCAGTCATCTGAGAAGCAATGGGACAGAGATCTTCAAAGATCGGAAAGTCAAACATCCACCTCTACTAATCAGGAAATAGTAGAGAACAAGGAAACTCCTAAATTATCTTCCTGGGCTGATTTGTTTAAATGCAGCAGCTCCAAGTCATCACTAAGTGTTGCTATTAAAGCACATAACACTGTTGTAACAGCAAAACCTCACTTCAAGAAAACAGAAGAGGACCAACTTTCTCAAACAGTTATTGGGGTTGAAGAAGACAAGTATGCCAAACAGCTTGCAG ATTCTCTACAGAAACAGAAATTCCTATATAATCAAGAGGCTTTCATCCCACGAGGGTTaacaaacaaaggaaactgGTGTTACATCAATGCT ACCTTGCAAGCATTGACTGGATGTTCACCATTCATCAACCTGTTAAGGCAGTTACCTTTTCATAAGGACAAAGGACTGACATCTACACCCATTATAGACAGCAT GTTAAACTTTGTAAACGAGTTTAAGGAGATGCCAGTTAAACAAG CAGGCAATTCCTCAATGAAGCTCAAGACAGACTTAACTATTGGTCAACCAATTGAACCTTTGTATGTTTACAAGATGCTATCAACAATTCAGAGTTCACTCTCAGTAAAA GGTCGACAAGAAGATGCTCAAGAATTCCTCAGCTGTATTTTGAATGGAATGCATGAAGAGATGTTACAGCTTGCTAAAGTGAACTCACCCTCAATCATTG ATAAGCAGATTGTCGAGGGTTCAATTGACATTGCTAATGAAACACACCTGGCTAAACAAAGTGTGTCAACCTGGGAGGTAGATGAAGGGGATTGGGAACAAGTGGGTCGCAAGAACAAATCAGTGATTACCAGAATG GGTACATACCCACAGTCATTCATCTCAAGTATCTTTGGTGGATTCCTTCGGTACTCTGTTCATCAGTCAGGGTTAAGAGGCACTGCAAATGTTGAACCTTTCTTTGAGCTTCATTTGGATGTGCAG CCTGTCACATCCGTTGAGGAAGCcttgaaaaatttggttttgaaGGAAGAGGTGCAGGGATACACTTGCACCAAGACAAACGCTCAG gttgaTATTTCTCGTCGTGTGACTATAGAAAGCCTGCCAAAGATTCTTATCCTTCATTTAAAAAggtttatttattccaaatttggAAGTCAAAAGCTACAGAAAGTGATTGACTATCCGTTGATGCTGACAATAGACAAAG AGCTTTTGTCGTCAAGCGTACAAAGCAAACATTCTACCTCTCAAAAAACGTACAAGCTTTTTGCTG TGGTTTATCACCATGGAAAGAATGCTGGCGGAGGTCATTACACATGTGATGTTTGTCATCCTGTTTATGGCTGGATCAGAACAGATGACACGAGACTCAAAATTGTTCCGCCTAACTACGTCTTGAAACCAACTCAGGGCAAAGACCCTTATTTGCTCCTTTACCGCAGGGCAGATCTTATGCCATAA
- the LOC136929939 gene encoding ubiquitin carboxyl-terminal hydrolase 10-like isoform X4, with protein sequence MPYSEESLIFGDFTTDEWEKYFCNTVSQTGSSRAVEFLFDLEFSDTEEQDASFKGPDDSGVEVGQESEQESASGKAVHFSNNSINLVNDSAFDKKEEQEPLDRIIQTNTGHIHFGQKSIVEDHDKEKRRVKPFSSFTVLSQSDGVPCLALTIPDQHMEKTDNERSHKRRRRRRQRKRSGSVSSSSSECSEKDRITLNSPGLFPKNNTFGSVLSSEGVAVEVNASNLHANVFHSTQENNFCDKESSSPRHSVSSSDGKNRKSSSSTDETLNSSPVQSDTDISITDTYQSSEKQWDRDLQRSESQTSTSTNQEIVENKETPKLSSWADLFKCSSSKSSLSVAIKAHNTVVTAKPHFKKTEEDQLSQTVIGVEEDKYAKQLADSLQKQKFLYNQEAFIPRGLTNKGNWCYINATLQALTGCSPFINLLRQLPFHKDKGLTSTPIIDSMLNFVNEFKEMPVKQGNSSMKLKTDLTIGQPIEPLYVYKMLSTIQSSLSVKGRQEDAQEFLSCILNGMHEEMLQLAKVNSPSIIDKQIVEGSIDIANETHLAKQSVSTWEVDEGDWEQVGRKNKSVITRMGTYPQSFISSIFGGFLRYSVHQSGLRGTANVEPFFELHLDVQPVTSVEEALKNLVLKEEVQGYTCTKTNAQVDISRRVTIESLPKILILHLKRFIYSKFGSQKLQKVIDYPLMLTIDKELLSSSVQSKHSTSQKTYKLFAVVYHHGKNAGGGHYTCDVCHPVYGWIRTDDTRLKIVPPNYVLKPTQGKDPYLLLYRRADLMP encoded by the exons ATGCCTTACTCAGAAGAG AGCTTAATATTCGGTGATTTCACCACAGACGAATGGGAGAAATACTTCTGTAACACTGTTTCTCAAACTGGAAGTTCTCGGGCAGTTGAG TTTCTCTTCGATTTGGAATTTTCGGATACTGAAGAACAGGATGCTAGTTTCAAAG GACCAGATGATTCTGGAGTTGAAGTTGGACAAGAGAGTGAACAAGAAAGTGCCTCAGGGAAAGCAGTGCATTTCTCAAATAATTCAATCAATTTAGTGAATGATTCTGCTTTtgacaaaaaagaagaacaagaaccaCTTGACCGAATCATTCAAACCAATACTGGGCATATTCATTTTGGTCAAAAAAGCATTGTTGAGGACCAtgacaaagagaaaagaagagtAAAACCCTTCAG ctCTTTTACTGTGTTATCACAAAGTGATGGAGTGCCTTGCTTGGCATTGACTATTCCAGATCAACACATGGAAAAGACTGACAATGAGAGATCACACAAGCGTCGCAGGCGTCGACGGCAGAGGAAACGGTCTGGATCAGTTTCAAGCTCGTCCAGTGAATGCAGTGAGAAGGATAGGATTACCTTAAATTCACCAGGATTATTTCCTAAGAACAACACTTTTGGCTCAGTGCTGAGCTCAGAAGGGGTTGCTGTGGAAGTAAATGCTTCAAACTTGCATGCTAATGTATTTCACTCAACacaggaaaataatttttgtgacAAAGAAAGCTCATCACCAAGACACAGTGTAAGCTCCTCTGATGGAAAGAACAGAAAGTCCTCCTCATCTACTGATGAGACACTTAATAGTAGTCCTGTTCAGAGTGATACAGATATTAGTATCACTGATACATATCAGTCATCTGAGAAGCAATGGGACAGAGATCTTCAAAGATCGGAAAGTCAAACATCCACCTCTACTAATCAGGAAATAGTAGAGAACAAGGAAACTCCTAAATTATCTTCCTGGGCTGATTTGTTTAAATGCAGCAGCTCCAAGTCATCACTAAGTGTTGCTATTAAAGCACATAACACTGTTGTAACAGCAAAACCTCACTTCAAGAAAACAGAAGAGGACCAACTTTCTCAAACAGTTATTGGGGTTGAAGAAGACAAGTATGCCAAACAGCTTGCAG ATTCTCTACAGAAACAGAAATTCCTATATAATCAAGAGGCTTTCATCCCACGAGGGTTaacaaacaaaggaaactgGTGTTACATCAATGCT ACCTTGCAAGCATTGACTGGATGTTCACCATTCATCAACCTGTTAAGGCAGTTACCTTTTCATAAGGACAAAGGACTGACATCTACACCCATTATAGACAGCAT GTTAAACTTTGTAAACGAGTTTAAGGAGATGCCAGTTAAACAAG GCAATTCCTCAATGAAGCTCAAGACAGACTTAACTATTGGTCAACCAATTGAACCTTTGTATGTTTACAAGATGCTATCAACAATTCAGAGTTCACTCTCAGTAAAA GGTCGACAAGAAGATGCTCAAGAATTCCTCAGCTGTATTTTGAATGGAATGCATGAAGAGATGTTACAGCTTGCTAAAGTGAACTCACCCTCAATCATTG ATAAGCAGATTGTCGAGGGTTCAATTGACATTGCTAATGAAACACACCTGGCTAAACAAAGTGTGTCAACCTGGGAGGTAGATGAAGGGGATTGGGAACAAGTGGGTCGCAAGAACAAATCAGTGATTACCAGAATG GGTACATACCCACAGTCATTCATCTCAAGTATCTTTGGTGGATTCCTTCGGTACTCTGTTCATCAGTCAGGGTTAAGAGGCACTGCAAATGTTGAACCTTTCTTTGAGCTTCATTTGGATGTGCAG CCTGTCACATCCGTTGAGGAAGCcttgaaaaatttggttttgaaGGAAGAGGTGCAGGGATACACTTGCACCAAGACAAACGCTCAG gttgaTATTTCTCGTCGTGTGACTATAGAAAGCCTGCCAAAGATTCTTATCCTTCATTTAAAAAggtttatttattccaaatttggAAGTCAAAAGCTACAGAAAGTGATTGACTATCCGTTGATGCTGACAATAGACAAAG AGCTTTTGTCGTCAAGCGTACAAAGCAAACATTCTACCTCTCAAAAAACGTACAAGCTTTTTGCTG TGGTTTATCACCATGGAAAGAATGCTGGCGGAGGTCATTACACATGTGATGTTTGTCATCCTGTTTATGGCTGGATCAGAACAGATGACACGAGACTCAAAATTGTTCCGCCTAACTACGTCTTGAAACCAACTCAGGGCAAAGACCCTTATTTGCTCCTTTACCGCAGGGCAGATCTTATGCCATAA
- the LOC136929939 gene encoding ubiquitin carboxyl-terminal hydrolase 10-like isoform X3, with protein MPYSEESLIFGDFTTDEWEKYFCNTVSQTGSSRAVEFLFDLEFSDTEEQDASFKGPDDSGVEVGQESEQESASGKAVHFSNNSINLVNDSAFDKKEEQEPLDRIIQTNTGHIHFGQKSIVEDHDKEKRRVKPFSSFTVLSQSDGVPCLALTIPDQHMEKTDNERSHKRRRRRRQRKRSGSVSSSSSECSEKDRITLNSPGLFPKNNTFGSVLSSEGVAVEVNASNLHANVFHSTQENNFCDKESSSPRHSVSSSDGKNRKSSSSTDETLNSSPVQSDTDISITDTYQSSEKQWDRDLQRSESQTSTSTNQEIVENKETPKLSSWADLFKCSSSKSSLSVAIKAHNTVVTAKPHFKKTEEDQLSQTVIGVEEDKYAKQLADSLQKQKFLYNQEAFIPRGLTNKGNWCYINATLQALTGCSPFINLLRQLPFHKDKGLTSTPIIDSMLNFVNEFKEMPVKQAGNSSMKLKTDLTIGQPIEPLYVYKMLSTIQSSLSVKGRQEDAQEFLSCILNGMHEEMLQLAKVNSPSIIDKQIVEGSIDIANETHLAKQSVSTWEVDEGDWEQVGRKNKSVITRMGTYPQSFISSIFGGFLRYSVHQSGLRGTANVEPFFELHLDVQPVTSVEEALKNLVLKEEVQGYTCTKTNAQVDISRRVTIESLPKILILHLKRFIYSKFGSQKLQKVIDYPLMLTIDKELLSSSVQSKHSTSQKTYKLFAVVYHHGKNAGGGHYTCDVCHPVYGWIRTDDTRLKIVPPNYVLKPTQGKDPYLLLYRRADLMP; from the exons ATGCCTTACTCAGAAGAG AGCTTAATATTCGGTGATTTCACCACAGACGAATGGGAGAAATACTTCTGTAACACTGTTTCTCAAACTGGAAGTTCTCGGGCAGTTGAG TTTCTCTTCGATTTGGAATTTTCGGATACTGAAGAACAGGATGCTAGTTTCAAAG GACCAGATGATTCTGGAGTTGAAGTTGGACAAGAGAGTGAACAAGAAAGTGCCTCAGGGAAAGCAGTGCATTTCTCAAATAATTCAATCAATTTAGTGAATGATTCTGCTTTtgacaaaaaagaagaacaagaaccaCTTGACCGAATCATTCAAACCAATACTGGGCATATTCATTTTGGTCAAAAAAGCATTGTTGAGGACCAtgacaaagagaaaagaagagtAAAACCCTTCAG ctCTTTTACTGTGTTATCACAAAGTGATGGAGTGCCTTGCTTGGCATTGACTATTCCAGATCAACACATGGAAAAGACTGACAATGAGAGATCACACAAGCGTCGCAGGCGTCGACGGCAGAGGAAACGGTCTGGATCAGTTTCAAGCTCGTCCAGTGAATGCAGTGAGAAGGATAGGATTACCTTAAATTCACCAGGATTATTTCCTAAGAACAACACTTTTGGCTCAGTGCTGAGCTCAGAAGGGGTTGCTGTGGAAGTAAATGCTTCAAACTTGCATGCTAATGTATTTCACTCAACacaggaaaataatttttgtgacAAAGAAAGCTCATCACCAAGACACAGTGTAAGCTCCTCTGATGGAAAGAACAGAAAGTCCTCCTCATCTACTGATGAGACACTTAATAGTAGTCCTGTTCAGAGTGATACAGATATTAGTATCACTGATACATATCAGTCATCTGAGAAGCAATGGGACAGAGATCTTCAAAGATCGGAAAGTCAAACATCCACCTCTACTAATCAGGAAATAGTAGAGAACAAGGAAACTCCTAAATTATCTTCCTGGGCTGATTTGTTTAAATGCAGCAGCTCCAAGTCATCACTAAGTGTTGCTATTAAAGCACATAACACTGTTGTAACAGCAAAACCTCACTTCAAGAAAACAGAAGAGGACCAACTTTCTCAAACAGTTATTGGGGTTGAAGAAGACAAGTATGCCAAACAGCTTGCAG ATTCTCTACAGAAACAGAAATTCCTATATAATCAAGAGGCTTTCATCCCACGAGGGTTaacaaacaaaggaaactgGTGTTACATCAATGCT ACCTTGCAAGCATTGACTGGATGTTCACCATTCATCAACCTGTTAAGGCAGTTACCTTTTCATAAGGACAAAGGACTGACATCTACACCCATTATAGACAGCAT GTTAAACTTTGTAAACGAGTTTAAGGAGATGCCAGTTAAACAAG CAGGCAATTCCTCAATGAAGCTCAAGACAGACTTAACTATTGGTCAACCAATTGAACCTTTGTATGTTTACAAGATGCTATCAACAATTCAGAGTTCACTCTCAGTAAAA GGTCGACAAGAAGATGCTCAAGAATTCCTCAGCTGTATTTTGAATGGAATGCATGAAGAGATGTTACAGCTTGCTAAAGTGAACTCACCCTCAATCATTG ATAAGCAGATTGTCGAGGGTTCAATTGACATTGCTAATGAAACACACCTGGCTAAACAAAGTGTGTCAACCTGGGAGGTAGATGAAGGGGATTGGGAACAAGTGGGTCGCAAGAACAAATCAGTGATTACCAGAATG GGTACATACCCACAGTCATTCATCTCAAGTATCTTTGGTGGATTCCTTCGGTACTCTGTTCATCAGTCAGGGTTAAGAGGCACTGCAAATGTTGAACCTTTCTTTGAGCTTCATTTGGATGTGCAG CCTGTCACATCCGTTGAGGAAGCcttgaaaaatttggttttgaaGGAAGAGGTGCAGGGATACACTTGCACCAAGACAAACGCTCAG gttgaTATTTCTCGTCGTGTGACTATAGAAAGCCTGCCAAAGATTCTTATCCTTCATTTAAAAAggtttatttattccaaatttggAAGTCAAAAGCTACAGAAAGTGATTGACTATCCGTTGATGCTGACAATAGACAAAG AGCTTTTGTCGTCAAGCGTACAAAGCAAACATTCTACCTCTCAAAAAACGTACAAGCTTTTTGCTG TGGTTTATCACCATGGAAAGAATGCTGGCGGAGGTCATTACACATGTGATGTTTGTCATCCTGTTTATGGCTGGATCAGAACAGATGACACGAGACTCAAAATTGTTCCGCCTAACTACGTCTTGAAACCAACTCAGGGCAAAGACCCTTATTTGCTCCTTTACCGCAGGGCAGATCTTATGCCATAA
- the LOC136929939 gene encoding ubiquitin carboxyl-terminal hydrolase 10-B-like isoform X2, whose amino-acid sequence MPYSEESLIFGDFTTDEWEKYFCNTVSQTGSSRAVEFLFDLEFSDTEEQDASFKADPRTQSLTSDIPESQNAPTGPDDSGVEVGQESEQESASGKAVHFSNNSINLVNDSAFDKKEEQEPLDRIIQTNTGHIHFGQKSIVEDHDKEKRRVKPFSSFTVLSQSDGVPCLALTIPDQHMEKTDNERSHKRRRRRRQRKRSGSVSSSSSECSEKDRITLNSPGLFPKNNTFGSVLSSEGVAVEVNASNLHANVFHSTQENNFCDKESSSPRHSVSSSDGKNRKSSSSTDETLNSSPVQSDTDISITDTYQSSEKQWDRDLQRSESQTSTSTNQEIVENKETPKLSSWADLFKCSSSKSSLSVAIKAHNTVVTAKPHFKKTEEDQLSQTVIGVEEDKYAKQLADSLQKQKFLYNQEAFIPRGLTNKGNWCYINATLQALTGCSPFINLLRQLPFHKDKGLTSTPIIDSMLNFVNEFKEMPVKQGNSSMKLKTDLTIGQPIEPLYVYKMLSTIQSSLSVKGRQEDAQEFLSCILNGMHEEMLQLAKVNSPSIIDKQIVEGSIDIANETHLAKQSVSTWEVDEGDWEQVGRKNKSVITRMGTYPQSFISSIFGGFLRYSVHQSGLRGTANVEPFFELHLDVQPVTSVEEALKNLVLKEEVQGYTCTKTNAQVDISRRVTIESLPKILILHLKRFIYSKFGSQKLQKVIDYPLMLTIDKELLSSSVQSKHSTSQKTYKLFAVVYHHGKNAGGGHYTCDVCHPVYGWIRTDDTRLKIVPPNYVLKPTQGKDPYLLLYRRADLMP is encoded by the exons ATGCCTTACTCAGAAGAG AGCTTAATATTCGGTGATTTCACCACAGACGAATGGGAGAAATACTTCTGTAACACTGTTTCTCAAACTGGAAGTTCTCGGGCAGTTGAG TTTCTCTTCGATTTGGAATTTTCGGATACTGAAGAACAGGATGCTAGTTTCAAAG CCGATCCAAGAACACAAAGTTTGACAAGTGACATTCCTGAATCCCAAAATGCTCCTACAGGACCAGATGATTCTGGAGTTGAAGTTGGACAAGAGAGTGAACAAGAAAGTGCCTCAGGGAAAGCAGTGCATTTCTCAAATAATTCAATCAATTTAGTGAATGATTCTGCTTTtgacaaaaaagaagaacaagaaccaCTTGACCGAATCATTCAAACCAATACTGGGCATATTCATTTTGGTCAAAAAAGCATTGTTGAGGACCAtgacaaagagaaaagaagagtAAAACCCTTCAG ctCTTTTACTGTGTTATCACAAAGTGATGGAGTGCCTTGCTTGGCATTGACTATTCCAGATCAACACATGGAAAAGACTGACAATGAGAGATCACACAAGCGTCGCAGGCGTCGACGGCAGAGGAAACGGTCTGGATCAGTTTCAAGCTCGTCCAGTGAATGCAGTGAGAAGGATAGGATTACCTTAAATTCACCAGGATTATTTCCTAAGAACAACACTTTTGGCTCAGTGCTGAGCTCAGAAGGGGTTGCTGTGGAAGTAAATGCTTCAAACTTGCATGCTAATGTATTTCACTCAACacaggaaaataatttttgtgacAAAGAAAGCTCATCACCAAGACACAGTGTAAGCTCCTCTGATGGAAAGAACAGAAAGTCCTCCTCATCTACTGATGAGACACTTAATAGTAGTCCTGTTCAGAGTGATACAGATATTAGTATCACTGATACATATCAGTCATCTGAGAAGCAATGGGACAGAGATCTTCAAAGATCGGAAAGTCAAACATCCACCTCTACTAATCAGGAAATAGTAGAGAACAAGGAAACTCCTAAATTATCTTCCTGGGCTGATTTGTTTAAATGCAGCAGCTCCAAGTCATCACTAAGTGTTGCTATTAAAGCACATAACACTGTTGTAACAGCAAAACCTCACTTCAAGAAAACAGAAGAGGACCAACTTTCTCAAACAGTTATTGGGGTTGAAGAAGACAAGTATGCCAAACAGCTTGCAG ATTCTCTACAGAAACAGAAATTCCTATATAATCAAGAGGCTTTCATCCCACGAGGGTTaacaaacaaaggaaactgGTGTTACATCAATGCT ACCTTGCAAGCATTGACTGGATGTTCACCATTCATCAACCTGTTAAGGCAGTTACCTTTTCATAAGGACAAAGGACTGACATCTACACCCATTATAGACAGCAT GTTAAACTTTGTAAACGAGTTTAAGGAGATGCCAGTTAAACAAG GCAATTCCTCAATGAAGCTCAAGACAGACTTAACTATTGGTCAACCAATTGAACCTTTGTATGTTTACAAGATGCTATCAACAATTCAGAGTTCACTCTCAGTAAAA GGTCGACAAGAAGATGCTCAAGAATTCCTCAGCTGTATTTTGAATGGAATGCATGAAGAGATGTTACAGCTTGCTAAAGTGAACTCACCCTCAATCATTG ATAAGCAGATTGTCGAGGGTTCAATTGACATTGCTAATGAAACACACCTGGCTAAACAAAGTGTGTCAACCTGGGAGGTAGATGAAGGGGATTGGGAACAAGTGGGTCGCAAGAACAAATCAGTGATTACCAGAATG GGTACATACCCACAGTCATTCATCTCAAGTATCTTTGGTGGATTCCTTCGGTACTCTGTTCATCAGTCAGGGTTAAGAGGCACTGCAAATGTTGAACCTTTCTTTGAGCTTCATTTGGATGTGCAG CCTGTCACATCCGTTGAGGAAGCcttgaaaaatttggttttgaaGGAAGAGGTGCAGGGATACACTTGCACCAAGACAAACGCTCAG gttgaTATTTCTCGTCGTGTGACTATAGAAAGCCTGCCAAAGATTCTTATCCTTCATTTAAAAAggtttatttattccaaatttggAAGTCAAAAGCTACAGAAAGTGATTGACTATCCGTTGATGCTGACAATAGACAAAG AGCTTTTGTCGTCAAGCGTACAAAGCAAACATTCTACCTCTCAAAAAACGTACAAGCTTTTTGCTG TGGTTTATCACCATGGAAAGAATGCTGGCGGAGGTCATTACACATGTGATGTTTGTCATCCTGTTTATGGCTGGATCAGAACAGATGACACGAGACTCAAAATTGTTCCGCCTAACTACGTCTTGAAACCAACTCAGGGCAAAGACCCTTATTTGCTCCTTTACCGCAGGGCAGATCTTATGCCATAA